Proteins encoded within one genomic window of Haematobia irritans isolate KBUSLIRL chromosome 5, ASM5000362v1, whole genome shotgun sequence:
- the LOC142238022 gene encoding juvenile hormone esterase-like produces MWRKYFIMALMPFLYFQAVRATSPPLVCPRDVGCIRGTFMPGYRIESFEAFMGIPFALPPLGELRFKHPQPYPKWPGTLNATQHRDDCIQKNDILPNPQISGVEDCLYLNVYRPKQTSKNSKLPVMVYIYGGGWLSGTHNPSLLGPEYFMDTQEVVLVTISYRVGIFGFLSTNDSIIPGNFGMKDQTLALKWVQRHIAAFGGDPKQVTIFGQSAGGGSTHMHMLSKHSEGLFQAVISISGLATLPLAIQPDPLKVARATAEQCNVTNAHNISSTKLLAALQSMDIERLFAAGDKLKYWEHHPLTLYSPVVENFDSPNAFLTRHPNDIIAKGDYKPTRFMTGIVPDDGAVLSIAIWDDERKRISFNNDFDHLLELALQFPSHLNRSRLDWAMEKIANEYFDGRHELSKQGILDVYTDRMFAHPMYDVAKTFVQTIDTKKYPLNLYIFNYTGPYTYTPIFSGNMPNTDYGVVHCDELIYLFRMPAVFPDFPKTSTEAKMSQTLVENFVNFAANRYSGPECIRANFPTNSEDSICSYVSYQNGPSNAFVVKTDNKFNVRRMRMWDEILQY; encoded by the exons atgtgGCGAAAATACTTCATAATGGCTTTGATGCCATTTCTCTATTTTCAAGCCGTTCGAGCAACATCACCGCCGCTGGTTTGTCCTCGAGATGTAGGCTGCATTCGAGGTACATTTATGCCAGGATATCGAATTGAAAGTTTTGAAGCTTTTATGGGCATACCCTTCGCATTGCCACCATTGGGAGAGCTACGTTTCAAG CATCCTCAACCATATCCCAAATGGCCTGGCACGCTAAATGCTACCCAGCATAGAGACGACTGCATACAAAAGAATgatattttaccaaatccaCAAATAAGTGGCGTTGAAGATTGTCTCTATCTCAATGTGTATAGACCAAAG CAAACTTCGAAAAATTCCAAACTTCCTGTAATGGTTTATATCTATGGCGGAGGTTGGTTAAGTGGAACACATAATCCATCTCTTTTGGGTCCTGAATATTTTATGGATACCCAAGAAGTCGTTCTAGTAACAATCTCATATCGTGTtggaatttttggatttttatcaACAAATGATTCCATTATACCGGGTAATTTTGGAATGAAAGATCAAACTTTGGCCCTTAAATGGGTACAACGGCATATCGCTGCATTTGGTGGTGATCCCAAGCAGGTTACTATATTTGGTCAAAGTGCTGGTGGTGGATCGACTCATATGCATATGTTGAGTAAACATTCCGAAGGACTATTTCAAGCTGTAATATCGATTAGTGGCCTAGCTACTTTACCCCTTGCCATACAACCAGATCCCTTGAAGGTGGCCCGAGCAACAGCTGAGCAATGTAATGTAACCAATGCCCATAATATAAGTTCCACGAAGCTATTAGCGGCTCTACAATCCATGGATATTGAGAGACTTTTTGCTGCTGGAGATAAACTCAAATATTGGGAACATCATCCTTTAACGCTTTACAGTCCAgtggtggaaaatttcgattctCCCAATGCCTTCCTAACACGACATCCTAATGACATTATTGCTAAGGGTGATTATAAACCCACACGCTTTATGACGGGAATTGTCCCCGACGATGGAGCTGTTCTATCTATAGCAATATGGGATGATGAACGAAAACGTATCTCTTTCAATAATGACTTTGATCATCTTCTGGAATTGGCATTGCAATTTCCATCACATTTGAATCGTTCACGCTTGGATTGGGCTATGGAGAAGATAGCGAATGAATATTTTGATGGTAGACATGAGTTGAGTAAGCAGGGAATCTTAGAT GTGTATACCGATCGTATGTTTGCCCATCCCATGTACGATGTTGCTAAGACTTTCGTGCAAACGATTGATACCAAGAAATATCCATTGAATTTGTACATCTTCAATTATACAGGACCCTATACTTATACACCGATTTTTAGTGGAAATATGCCTAACACCGATTATGGTGTCGTCCATTGTGAtgaattgatttatttatttagaatgccGGCTGTATTTCCAGATTTTCCTAAAACTTCCACGGAAGCCAAAATGAGCCAAACTttggtggaaaattttgtaaattttgctgcAAATCG ATACTCTGGTCCCGAATGTATCCGAGCCAATTTCCCTACAAATTCCGAGGATTCTATTTGTAGCTATGTTTCATATCAAAATGGACCATCGAACGCATTTGTTGTGAAAACCGATAATAAGTTTAATGTTAGACGTATGAGAATGTGGGATGAAATTCTTCAATATTAG